Proteins encoded by one window of Alkalinema sp. FACHB-956:
- the tadA gene encoding tRNA adenosine(34) deaminase TadA, with amino-acid sequence MLRALDLAEAAGAAGDVPVGAVVVDRAGQVLAEASNRRERDQDPTAHAEILALRQAGLVRRNWHLNDCTLYVTLEPCPMCAGAIGLARLGQLVYGADDLKAGAVRSVLNIPDGPASNHRLKVVSGILEQACREQLQTWFSHHR; translated from the coding sequence ATGTTACGAGCCTTAGACCTGGCAGAAGCGGCGGGGGCAGCGGGAGATGTCCCGGTGGGAGCCGTGGTGGTCGATCGGGCGGGGCAAGTGTTAGCGGAAGCGAGTAATCGCAGGGAGCGGGATCAAGACCCGACTGCCCATGCGGAAATTTTAGCGTTACGGCAAGCGGGGTTAGTGCGTCGTAATTGGCATCTCAATGACTGTACGCTCTATGTCACCCTGGAACCTTGTCCGATGTGTGCGGGCGCGATCGGGCTAGCGCGACTGGGGCAGTTGGTCTATGGAGCGGATGACTTAAAAGCCGGTGCGGTGCGCAGTGTTCTGAATATTCCCGATGGGCCAGCTTCCAATCATCGGCTCAAGGTTGTGAGTGGAATTTTGGAGCAGGCTTGCCGAGAGCAACTGCAAACTTGGTTCAGTCACCATCGTTGA